CACTTGATGAACtttcattaccatcatcatcatcatcatcatcatcatgatctattaatgatgatgaaacggTTGATAAACGATCAGATatggaataataatcatcttgcattgataatgaatcattttcatcacaaacagatgatgatgttggtatATCAGCCATTGATATGACACCTGAActttgttcatcaatttcatcaacaatggcTAATTGTCCATTACTTATAATGCTAATTGTTGAGCTATTActattatcatgattattatgatcatcattattattaaatggTTTAATTAATGACGGTGGTTTTGTTATAgaatttgttgtcatttcatcttcttcttcgtcaTCATATTCGGCTGgaaattcatcttcatcatcaatttcatcttcatcgtcgtcgtcgtcgtcgtcgtcgtcaacatcttcatcgtcttcatcatcatcaaaactaTTCATCTTTTCATTATGTTTAATCAATGCTGGAACCGTTGATAATTtaccatcatttttattgcttgtttgatcaatttccatttttgttgatgatgatgtggtggtggtggaggattttgttgttgacattgTTGCAGTCATTGATCGACAACTACATGGTTGAAATAATTCCGGATAAATCAATACTTCATTGTTGGGACCTTTGAAAATGATGCCGCAACAAATTTTCTCtctaaataaacaaaatatattagtgatatttgaaatattggaaatttttcataccTTTTCCAAATATTTGCATCTAAAAATGATACAAATTTATCACGATATAAACGattatgtttttcattttcctgttgtttattattattcggttGTTTTTTGAgcatttgttgattattattggatttattggttgttgttgttgtcgttgttgatgtacgataatgatatgtggacaataataaatcattatcatctccaccaccaccaccaacaccggCTGCTAATCGTGTTGAACGTCTTAATcgacgattattatttgtactTTTGGCCATATCGACAACATCGTCAAgacaatcgacaacaacatcgaccaTTTCCATATCAACATCGGATGTTGATTCCGATTCATCTGCCGATGATTCACCACCACTAcgtattggtgatgatgaatatttacCAACAAACGAtactgaaaatgaaaatttaacacaaaggagaaaaaaaaatcagaattaataaaaacgaaaaaaacacagT
This is a stretch of genomic DNA from Dermatophagoides farinae isolate YC_2012a chromosome 6, ASM2471394v1, whole genome shotgun sequence. It encodes these proteins:
- the LOC124493619 gene encoding uncharacterized protein LOC124493619 produces the protein MFSFHKPKIYRSNSGCCICRAKSSSSRFTDSKKYEAEFEKCFRIDEKRTGEICNACVLLVKRWKKLPTGTNKNWHHVVDARAGPGTKSFKSSSKSSSNMDDKRRRHHRLSSSSSSTTTTTNVDNTTSMNRNSKINNNNNASKLSFVGKYSSSPIRSGGESSADESESTSDVDMEMVDVVVDCLDDVVDMAKSTNNNRRLRRSTRLAAGVGGGGGDDNDLLLSTYHYRTSTTTTTTTNKSNNNQQMLKKQPNNNKQQENEKHNRLYRDKFVSFLDANIWKREKICCGIIFKGPNNEVLIYPELFQPCSCRSMTATMSTTKSSTTTTSSSTKMEIDQTSNKNDGKLSTVPALIKHNEKMNSFDDDEDDEDVDDDDDDDDDEDEIDDEDEFPAEYDDEEEDEMTTNSITKPPSLIKPFNNNDDHNNHDNSNSSTISIISNGQLAIVDEIDEQSSGVISMADIPTSSSVCDENDSLSMQDDYYSISDRLSTVSSSLIDHDDDDDDDDGNESSSSEQTHFPTHTVVVMKQTAATTTTTINKTNVHHHHNHHHHHHHHHSPPKSASNQPPSLAVV